Proteins encoded by one window of Oncorhynchus nerka isolate Pitt River unplaced genomic scaffold, Oner_Uvic_2.0 unplaced_scaffold_5070, whole genome shotgun sequence:
- the LOC135566415 gene encoding stomatin-like protein 1 — protein sequence MYNKASGYQSLPQRDLLTAKPGLFVATESFVQSPFHHHKGHSFDYIPNVRDNDYSDSTQGWLSWICNVIVCFMVYVCTFITFPISGWFGISVLQVVPNYQRIVVFRLGRVRPPKGPGVVLLLPLIDQWQRVDLRTRAFNIPPCQVTTRDGGVVSVGADIQFRIWSPVMSVVSVQDLNASTRLTAHNAMTTSLGRKSVREIQTERIKLGEYLGVRQQHTSYY from the exons ATGTATAATAAAGCGTCTGGATATCAGTCTCTACCGCAACGAGATTTGCTCACTGCCAAACCGGGGTTGTTCGTGGCGACAGAAAGCTTCGTCCAATCTCCATTCCACCATCATAAAGGACATTCGTTTGACTACATCCCCAATGTTAGAGACAACGACTACAGTG ACTCCACTCAGGGATGGCTGTCCTGGATCTGCAATGTTATTGTCTGCTTCATGGTCTATGTCTGCACCTTCATAACCTTCCCCATATCAGGCTGGTTCG GAATATCTGTCCTCCAGGTTGTCCCTAACTACCAGCGCATCGTAGTGTTTCGTCTGGGCAGAGTACGTCCTCCTAAAGGGCCAGGGGTGGTGTTGCTTCTGCCTCTTATTGACCAATGGCAGAGAGTTGACCTACGAACCCGGGCCTTCAACATCCCTCCATGCCag GTTACTACCAGGGACGGAGGTGTGGTGTCTGTAGGGGCAGATATTCAGTTCCGTATCTGGAGCCCGGTGATGTCAGTCGTGTCGGTTCAGGATCTTAACGCCTCCACACGCCTCACTGCCCACAACGCCATGACAACCAGCCTGGGCAGGAAGAGCGTCAGGGAGATTCAGACCGAGAGAATCAAGCTGGGAGAATACCTTGGGGTGAGGCAGCAGCACACATCatattactga